The following are encoded together in the Thermomonas brevis genome:
- a CDS encoding methyl-accepting chemotaxis protein: protein MQQSHSLADRLLAPATRLMARLRFNQKALLIGAAFTLTCGVLAALVVTRSLGEISDARTARSATVGLDALHDTQLAMQDHRQLRARQLAKDTTASEQDLAAAAANVDKSLAAFDAWLAKAGLHDEDLTNSMKATRAAWKKALATEGDGGPDADTAALDALRTEIGRLAFTSITAIASDTTMLRGGEIGGILLPELSAASAKQAIVGIRVLGEGAIWVSDRTEMAVRKNMQGYLTGQIDGGRKYIEKELPGGAATFGKPMTAALQAMEAQNKMIQEKILDAETPESPVAELAKQDQATRVAMNKAMKGVNAAINIAGDQAIASLQRKAFATIGFVILALLAAAYLFIGFTRGTREALGNIAAGAKALASGQFSDRIHVDTRDELNDIGRGMEEAAGALRKFANAQQTLFEQHEAGDIDGRIDAEAFPGSFGVMAEQVNTLVASHIGGTLHIVDVIADYGRGDLSRDVDRMPGKKADAVAAVDAVKAGLLAVNGEIKRLVDAAVDGDFSKRGDAARFEFVYRELVEGLNQLMATADGGLSEVGNLLSAVADGDLTKRVETHLPGQFGQLAADANRTVEGLAKIVGDIRQTSDGINAAAGEIAAGNSDLSMRTEQQAASLEETASSMEELTSTVRQNADNARQANQLAQGAAGVAAQGGDVVQQVVATMSAIEASSKKIADIITVIDGIAFQTNILALNAAVEAARAGEQGRGFAVVAGEVRALAQRSAGAAKEIKQLIEESVGKVTDGSQLVRQAGSTMSEIVASVQRVTDIMADISAASQEQSSGIEQVNQAITQMDEGTQQNAALVEEASASAESMRQQAAQLVEAVAAFHTGSSSAGAAQAAKKAAAAPAPERAAASAPAARKASPPRKPAAPAAAPATRTRGTTNGNAGGDQHWQEF, encoded by the coding sequence ATGCAACAAAGCCATTCACTCGCCGACCGCCTCCTCGCTCCCGCGACCCGCCTGATGGCGCGATTGCGCTTCAACCAGAAGGCCCTGCTGATCGGCGCTGCGTTCACCCTGACCTGCGGCGTGCTGGCGGCGCTGGTGGTGACCCGCTCGCTGGGCGAAATCTCGGATGCGCGCACCGCCCGCTCGGCCACCGTCGGCCTGGATGCCCTGCACGACACCCAGCTGGCGATGCAGGACCACCGCCAGCTGCGCGCGCGCCAGCTGGCCAAGGACACGACCGCCAGCGAGCAGGACTTGGCCGCCGCCGCCGCCAACGTGGACAAGTCGCTGGCCGCGTTCGACGCCTGGCTGGCGAAGGCGGGCCTCCACGACGAGGACCTGACCAACTCGATGAAGGCCACCCGCGCCGCCTGGAAGAAGGCGTTGGCCACCGAGGGCGATGGCGGCCCCGACGCCGACACCGCCGCGCTGGACGCGCTGCGCACGGAAATCGGCCGGCTGGCGTTCACCTCGATCACCGCCATCGCCTCCGACACCACCATGCTGCGCGGCGGCGAGATCGGCGGCATCCTGCTGCCGGAACTGTCGGCGGCCAGCGCCAAGCAGGCCATCGTCGGCATCCGCGTGCTGGGCGAAGGCGCGATCTGGGTCAGCGACCGCACCGAAATGGCGGTGCGCAAGAACATGCAGGGCTACCTGACCGGCCAGATCGACGGCGGCCGCAAGTACATCGAGAAGGAACTGCCCGGCGGCGCCGCGACCTTCGGCAAACCGATGACGGCCGCGCTGCAGGCGATGGAAGCGCAGAACAAGATGATCCAGGAAAAGATCCTGGACGCCGAAACCCCCGAATCGCCGGTGGCCGAACTGGCCAAGCAGGACCAGGCCACCCGCGTCGCGATGAACAAGGCGATGAAGGGCGTGAACGCCGCCATCAACATCGCCGGCGACCAGGCCATCGCCAGCCTGCAGCGCAAGGCGTTCGCCACCATCGGCTTCGTGATCCTGGCCCTGCTGGCCGCCGCCTATCTGTTCATCGGCTTCACCCGCGGCACCCGCGAGGCGCTGGGCAACATCGCCGCCGGCGCCAAGGCGCTGGCCTCCGGCCAGTTCTCCGACCGCATCCACGTCGACACCCGCGACGAGCTGAACGACATCGGCCGCGGCATGGAGGAAGCAGCGGGCGCGCTGCGCAAGTTCGCGAACGCCCAGCAGACCCTGTTCGAACAGCACGAGGCCGGCGACATCGACGGCCGCATCGACGCCGAGGCGTTCCCCGGCTCGTTCGGCGTGATGGCCGAGCAGGTCAACACCCTGGTCGCCTCGCACATCGGCGGCACCCTGCACATCGTCGACGTGATCGCCGACTACGGCCGCGGCGACCTGTCGCGCGACGTGGACCGCATGCCCGGCAAGAAGGCCGACGCGGTCGCGGCGGTGGACGCCGTCAAGGCCGGCCTGCTGGCGGTCAACGGCGAGATCAAGCGGCTGGTCGATGCGGCGGTCGACGGCGACTTCAGCAAGCGCGGCGACGCCGCCCGCTTCGAGTTCGTCTACCGCGAACTGGTCGAGGGCCTGAACCAGCTGATGGCGACCGCCGACGGCGGCCTCAGCGAAGTCGGCAACCTGCTGTCGGCGGTGGCCGACGGCGACCTGACCAAGCGCGTCGAAACCCACCTGCCCGGCCAGTTCGGCCAGCTCGCCGCCGACGCCAACCGCACCGTCGAGGGCCTGGCGAAGATCGTCGGCGACATCCGCCAGACCTCGGACGGCATCAACGCCGCCGCCGGCGAGATCGCCGCCGGCAACAGCGACCTGTCGATGCGCACCGAGCAGCAGGCCGCCTCGCTGGAGGAAACCGCCTCGTCGATGGAGGAACTCACCTCCACCGTGCGCCAGAACGCCGACAATGCCCGCCAGGCCAACCAGCTGGCGCAGGGTGCGGCCGGCGTGGCCGCGCAGGGCGGCGACGTGGTGCAGCAGGTGGTCGCCACGATGAGCGCCATCGAGGCCTCGTCGAAGAAGATCGCCGACATCATCACGGTGATCGATGGCATCGCCTTCCAGACCAACATCCTGGCGCTGAACGCGGCGGTGGAAGCGGCGCGGGCCGGCGAGCAGGGCCGGGGCTTCGCGGTGGTCGCGGGCGAAGTCCGCGCGCTGGCGCAGCGTTCGGCCGGCGCGGCGAAGGAGATCAAGCAGTTGATCGAGGAGTCGGTGGGCAAGGTGACCGACGGTTCGCAGCTGGTCCGCCAGGCCGGCAGCACGATGAGCGAGATCGTCGCCTCGGTGCAGCGCGTGACCGACATCATGGCCGACATCTCCGCCGCCTCGCAGGAACAGAGCAGCGGCATCGAGCAGGTCAACCAGGCCATCACCCAGATGGACGAAGGCACCCAGCAGAACGCCGCGCTGGTCGAGGAGGCGTCGGCCTCCGCCGAGAGCATGCGCCAGCAGGCGGCGCAGCTGGTCGAAGCCGTGGCCGCGTTCCACACCGGCAGCAGCAGCGCCGGCGCCGCACAGGCCGCGAAGAAGGCCGCCGCCGCGCCTGCACCGGAACGCGCCGCCGCGTCCGCTCCGGCCGCCCGCAAGGCGTCGCCGCCGCGCAAGCCGGCGGCCCCGGCCGCCGCGCCCGCCACGCGCACGCGCGGCACCACCAACGGCAACGCTGGCGGCGACCAGCACTGGCAGGAGTTCTGA
- a CDS encoding energy transducer TonB, which produces MHRPFHRFLKMAALAAAMALSLPAVAGNPIKRVDPVYPPDAARAGTTGYVELEYSVGADGKVTDVSVVDAKPGRVFVASAVKAVKQWEFAPGESRGKVKLEFKL; this is translated from the coding sequence ATGCATCGTCCCTTCCATCGTTTCCTGAAAATGGCGGCCCTCGCCGCGGCGATGGCCCTGTCCCTGCCGGCGGTGGCCGGCAATCCGATCAAGCGGGTCGATCCCGTGTATCCGCCGGATGCAGCCCGTGCGGGCACGACCGGCTACGTCGAGCTGGAATACAGCGTTGGCGCGGACGGCAAGGTGACCGACGTGTCGGTGGTCGACGCCAAGCCGGGCCGCGTGTTCGTGGCGTCCGCGGTGAAGGCGGTCAAGCAGTGGGAATTCGCCCCGGGTGAAAGCCGCGGCAAGGTGAAGCTCGAATTCAAGCTCTGA